Part of the Maridesulfovibrio sp. genome, TAAATACCGCCAAGTACATCTGCCCGAAAAGGCCCTGCAGAATAGTAAGTGAACGGGCCATAAACGATACCGGAAGGATATCACCATATCCCACGGTGAGCATGGTTACGTAGCTGAAGTAGGTTAAGGCCCCCCGGATGGCAAATACATTATCTCTGAGCTCAATTCCTGAGAAAGAACCGGTTCGGAAGATCTCGCACAGGCTGTAGGCATCGGACCAAGCCAGACCAGCCAGCATATAGATGCAGATTGCACCGGAAATTAAGTCGCGGGTAACCCTTTTCTGCCGCCACATGAAATTCTGAATACCCCAAATGGCAATCAGCAGCATGAGCATATCGACAGCCTCGCTTCCTGCCAGCCACAGCATGGAACGAGTCCTAAAAAACAGGATAGAACTGACCAGCGAAATTCCATAAAGTCCGAAATAAAAATATAGTTGTTTTTTATTAACAACAATTGCTGAAACAGCAGATAGCAGCACCAGATAAGTATAAAAATAAAGGACCTGCTGCAGGAACAAAGAGTTACCGGCAATGGGGCTGATGAATATCTGGCCTACCAAAAAGCCAAGCAGGACCGTGAATTTAGACGGGCTGTTTTTAAAAAAATGATAAAGCCTGAACATAAAC contains:
- a CDS encoding ion channel — encoded protein: MSLSNHEFKYSPFMFRLYHFFKNSPSKFTVLLGFLVGQIFISPIAGNSLFLQQVLYFYTYLVLLSAVSAIVVNKKQLYFYFGLYGISLVSSILFFRTRSMLWLAGSEAVDMLMLLIAIWGIQNFMWRQKRVTRDLISGAICIYMLAGLAWSDAYSLCEIFRTGSFSGIELRDNVFAIRGALTYFSYVTMLTVGYGDILPVSFMARSLTILQGLFGQMYLAVFIAGILGAFLSQQNLGHSGREQQGPDEIDRP